The following coding sequences lie in one Rickettsiella endosymbiont of Rhagonycha lignosa genomic window:
- a CDS encoding efflux RND transporter permease subunit, which yields MRFTDIFIQRPVLATVISLLILVLGIRSLTLLQVRQYPYTENAVITVSTVYTGADPALVAGFITTPLENSIAQAQGIDYLTSSSTQGSSSIQANLLLNYDPNKALTEINTKVNAVINQLPKQSQQPTLNIAIGETIDSMYIGFYSPKLASNQITDYLIRVVQPKLQAVNGVQQAEIVGQHLFSLRAWLDPAKLASYGLGADDVAKALANNDFIAAVGRTKGDMVTVDLTVNTGLNNVEQFQNLIVKAQNGAIIRLRDVAKVTLGSQSYDTTVKFDNKPAVYIGIKVAPTANVLSVIKNIRKAMPGITAQLPRGLNGKIVYDESRYINSSIHEVMTSLIEALVIVTLVIFLFLGSLRSVIIPVIAMPLSLIGAFFIMLLLGYTINLLTLLALVLAIGLVVDDAIIIVENIYRHIESGQSPVEAAIKGARELAIPIISISVVLIAVYVPIGFMGGLTGALFTEFAFTLAGAVGISAIIALTLSPMMCSLSLKPSVKDQHRGFVGFIDEKFDKLRDYYEHLLQGSLKNVQVTIVFALIILSSIYFLYATSKNELAPQEDQGLIISLLTAAPNATLQQTQLYSNQVFKIFQSYPETDHVFQLDGVNGLNTSIGGMVFKPWNERKRTTNQLQSQIQHLFDGIAGARVAAFQKPSLPGGGSGLPVQFVITTTDDYVKLNDISQTLLDEARKSGLFVYLDSDLKLDKPQSAIQLDRDKASQLGLTMADVGNLLASAMSENYINYFNFDGRSYQVIPQVMRGSRLNADQLLNYYLKIPNGAVIPLSTIARLKTIVVPESINHFQQLNSATISAVPFPGVTMGDALQGLQKIAKKIFPENYNMDYAAQSRQYQQESSALILTFFLALIIIFLCLAAQFESFRDPLIILISVPMSICGALIFISIGVGGASLNIYTEVGLVTLIGLISKHGILIVQFANDLQQEGHKKQEAIQMAAGIRLRPILMTTASMVLGVIPLILASGAGAISRFNIGLVIASGISIGTLFTLFVVPAMYLLLAQDHHVHTASDLPGDPVLNG from the coding sequence ATGCGCTTTACGGATATTTTTATTCAGCGACCTGTGTTAGCAACAGTGATTAGTTTATTAATCTTGGTGCTAGGAATACGTTCGTTAACTTTACTTCAGGTTCGACAATATCCTTATACTGAGAATGCAGTGATAACCGTTTCTACGGTATACACTGGTGCAGATCCCGCTTTAGTTGCTGGATTTATCACAACCCCTTTAGAAAATTCTATTGCACAGGCACAAGGAATTGATTATTTAACTTCAAGTAGTACACAAGGTAGTAGTTCGATACAAGCTAATTTGTTACTGAATTACGATCCGAATAAAGCATTAACTGAAATTAATACCAAAGTTAATGCTGTTATCAATCAATTGCCTAAACAATCTCAACAACCGACATTAAATATAGCGATTGGTGAAACGATCGACTCCATGTATATCGGGTTTTATAGTCCTAAGTTAGCCAGCAATCAAATTACCGATTATTTGATTCGAGTGGTACAACCGAAATTACAAGCTGTAAATGGTGTTCAGCAAGCTGAAATCGTCGGACAGCATTTATTTTCACTTCGTGCCTGGTTAGATCCAGCCAAATTAGCTTCCTATGGTTTAGGTGCTGATGATGTGGCCAAGGCATTAGCTAACAATGATTTTATTGCGGCTGTTGGACGCACTAAAGGTGATATGGTTACAGTCGATTTAACCGTAAATACAGGATTAAACAACGTAGAACAGTTTCAGAATTTAATTGTCAAAGCACAAAATGGCGCCATTATACGTTTAAGAGATGTTGCCAAAGTGACTCTAGGTTCGCAAAGTTATGATACTACCGTAAAGTTTGATAATAAACCGGCCGTATATATAGGCATTAAAGTGGCACCCACCGCAAATGTACTTTCTGTTATCAAAAATATACGGAAAGCCATGCCGGGCATTACTGCACAGCTGCCGCGGGGTTTAAATGGAAAGATTGTTTATGACGAAAGTCGTTATATCAATAGTTCTATCCATGAGGTGATGACCAGTTTGATAGAAGCCTTAGTGATTGTTACGTTAGTTATCTTTTTGTTTTTGGGTTCTCTTCGCTCAGTAATTATTCCAGTGATTGCTATGCCCCTATCCTTAATAGGTGCATTTTTTATAATGTTGTTATTGGGCTATACAATCAATTTACTCACTTTGTTGGCCTTGGTATTAGCCATAGGGTTGGTTGTCGATGATGCAATTATTATTGTAGAAAATATTTATCGGCATATTGAATCGGGTCAATCGCCTGTCGAAGCGGCTATTAAAGGTGCACGCGAGTTAGCTATTCCTATTATTTCAATTTCTGTGGTTTTAATTGCGGTTTATGTACCAATCGGTTTTATGGGGGGGTTAACCGGCGCATTATTTACTGAATTTGCTTTCACATTAGCCGGAGCGGTTGGAATTTCTGCAATTATTGCCTTAACACTTTCTCCCATGATGTGTTCTCTCTCCTTAAAGCCGAGTGTTAAGGATCAACACAGAGGTTTTGTTGGTTTTATCGATGAAAAATTCGATAAATTACGTGATTATTATGAACATCTTTTGCAAGGTTCATTAAAGAATGTTCAAGTGACCATAGTATTTGCATTAATTATTTTAAGTAGCATTTATTTTTTGTATGCAACTTCTAAAAATGAGCTAGCCCCTCAAGAAGATCAAGGGCTTATTATTAGCTTACTAACTGCAGCACCTAATGCGACTTTGCAGCAAACACAATTATATTCGAATCAAGTATTCAAAATTTTTCAATCTTATCCTGAAACCGATCATGTCTTTCAATTAGATGGAGTTAATGGACTTAATACCAGTATTGGTGGAATGGTCTTTAAACCATGGAATGAACGCAAACGCACAACTAATCAACTCCAATCACAGATACAACATTTATTTGATGGCATAGCAGGAGCAAGAGTAGCTGCCTTTCAAAAACCTTCTTTGCCTGGCGGAGGTAGTGGATTACCTGTGCAATTTGTTATTACTACTACCGATGATTATGTAAAATTGAATGACATTTCCCAAACATTATTAGACGAAGCGCGTAAGAGTGGACTTTTTGTTTATTTAGATAGCGATCTTAAATTAGATAAACCTCAATCAGCAATACAACTCGATCGTGATAAAGCATCGCAGCTGGGTTTAACGATGGCAGATGTGGGGAATTTGTTAGCCTCTGCGATGAGTGAGAATTATATTAATTATTTTAATTTTGATGGTCGATCTTACCAAGTTATTCCACAAGTGATGCGGGGGTCGCGTTTGAATGCCGACCAATTATTGAATTATTATTTAAAGATTCCAAATGGTGCAGTGATTCCATTATCGACAATTGCGCGATTAAAAACTATTGTGGTGCCAGAATCAATTAATCATTTCCAGCAGCTTAATTCAGCAACTATTTCAGCGGTTCCTTTTCCGGGTGTCACTATGGGTGATGCATTACAAGGGTTGCAAAAAATAGCTAAAAAAATATTTCCGGAAAATTACAATATGGATTACGCAGCTCAATCACGTCAATATCAGCAAGAAAGCAGCGCTTTGATTTTAACCTTTTTCTTAGCCCTAATTATTATCTTTCTTTGTTTAGCAGCTCAATTCGAAAGTTTTCGCGATCCATTAATTATTTTAATCAGTGTGCCAATGTCAATTTGTGGCGCACTTATCTTTATAAGTATAGGAGTAGGGGGAGCGAGTTTAAATATTTATACTGAAGTGGGTTTGGTGACATTAATAGGTTTAATTAGTAAACACGGGATTTTGATTGTGCAATTTGCAAATGATTTGCAACAAGAAGGCCATAAAAAACAGGAAGCAATTCAAATGGCTGCTGGCATTCGGCTCCGACCTATTTTAATGACTACAGCTTCAATGGTTTTAGGGGTTATTCCCTTAATTTTAGCGTCTGGCGCAGGCGCAATTAGTCGCTTTAATATCGGCTTAGTCATTGCTTCTGGTATTTCTATCGGCACTTTATTTACTTTGTTTGTTGTGCCTGCCATGTACTTATTATTAGCTCAGGATCACCACGTTCATACTGCAAGTGATCTGCCAGGCGATCCGGTATTAAATGGATAA
- a CDS encoding LbtU family siderophore porin — protein MRLKLVIFSLLALGVSCPALAAGIYVIDSAYEQEVMQAQVNEMDWLLGRNQPGGFDQPCGWKCRINVSGWINSDAYITNTPPVFLRVTPFENILSLRGFPFNFTSNRASDLILNNANLFIDTRVNNWMKANMSLVYTSLTGVPGAQGVYEIPNSFLIYHPVSKTKLDTAYATLQHFNVSPVYLRIGKEYVPFGNYDPYSFVSSENPTQLLSEINATTIQLGFTMPSGLYGSIYTFPGQPRLSDGGSTRRIQNGGVNLGYTYTDCISSFNFDAGYVASITDTNFLSSYYTNRNIEVAGIISGVPNPNQTNIAGLPDQKAPAYNLNAEFQWGPLDINAHYIATTRNFTKPFFLAFPIPPLTPGLLPTFFNKPKLWGFELGLTFPAIAKQTRLAVGYQATKHLAGILPNRRIYVDYLMNVSQWFDVGVAIFQNKDYSLAEGQLIGDNGVAIFPGGSGNKSTVGQIRASIKFA, from the coding sequence ATGAGACTCAAGCTAGTTATTTTTTCCTTGTTAGCTTTAGGAGTCAGCTGTCCTGCCTTGGCTGCAGGTATCTATGTCATCGATAGCGCTTACGAACAAGAAGTTATGCAGGCTCAAGTTAATGAGATGGACTGGTTATTAGGTAGAAACCAACCGGGCGGTTTTGACCAACCCTGTGGTTGGAAGTGTCGAATTAATGTGAGTGGTTGGATCAATTCCGATGCGTATATAACTAATACACCGCCTGTTTTTTTAAGGGTGACTCCGTTTGAAAATATATTATCTCTTCGAGGCTTTCCTTTTAATTTTACAAGTAATAGAGCTAGTGATCTTATATTAAATAATGCTAATTTGTTTATAGATACACGTGTTAATAATTGGATGAAAGCCAATATGTCACTGGTGTATACATCCTTAACGGGTGTTCCGGGTGCGCAAGGTGTCTATGAAATACCTAACTCATTCTTAATCTATCACCCGGTTAGTAAGACTAAGCTTGATACAGCCTATGCAACCTTACAGCACTTTAATGTTTCACCAGTTTATTTGCGTATTGGTAAAGAGTATGTCCCTTTTGGAAATTATGATCCTTATAGTTTTGTAAGCAGTGAAAATCCTACGCAATTACTAAGTGAAATCAATGCAACTACTATTCAGTTAGGTTTTACCATGCCAAGCGGGCTGTATGGTTCTATTTATACTTTCCCAGGTCAACCTAGGCTGTCAGATGGGGGTTCAACGCGTCGAATACAAAACGGTGGAGTCAATTTAGGCTATACCTATACTGATTGTATTAGTAGTTTTAATTTCGACGCCGGGTACGTGGCGAGTATTACTGATACTAATTTTTTATCCTCTTATTATACAAATAGAAACATAGAGGTTGCAGGTATTATTTCTGGTGTACCTAATCCTAATCAAACAAACATTGCTGGGTTACCCGATCAGAAAGCTCCTGCTTATAACCTAAACGCAGAATTTCAATGGGGTCCTTTAGATATTAATGCTCATTATATTGCTACAACACGAAATTTTACCAAACCATTTTTTTTAGCTTTTCCAATTCCTCCCCTTACTCCGGGGCTGTTGCCTACATTTTTTAATAAACCCAAGCTTTGGGGTTTCGAGTTAGGGTTGACTTTTCCAGCTATCGCCAAACAAACCAGACTAGCGGTAGGTTACCAAGCAACCAAACATTTAGCAGGAATTTTACCTAATAGGCGAATTTACGTTGATTATCTTATGAATGTTAGTCAATGGTTTGACGTGGGCGTGGCAATATTTCAAAATAAAGATTATAGCTTAGCAGAGGGTCAATTGATCGGCGATAATGGAGTTGCGATTTTTCCCGGTGGCTCAGGCAACAAATCCACAGTCGGTCAGATACGCGCCAGTATTAAATTTGCTTAA
- a CDS encoding phospholipase D family protein has protein sequence MLKKIIYGLFLFSVCYISTSLAISNSNTCPKIQVCFTPGQNCTAEITDVIDAAKQSIFVQAYSFTSAPIAAHLVAAKKRGVKVNVILDKSQKKQRYSASRFLVNQHIPCWIDYKPAIAHNKIMIIDEKEVITGSFNFTQAAQNRNAENLLIINDRTLATIYLKNWNRRRAFSMYLNPQTSTA, from the coding sequence ATGTTAAAAAAAATAATCTATGGTTTATTCTTATTCAGCGTTTGCTATATTTCCACCAGTTTAGCAATTAGCAACTCCAATACTTGCCCCAAAATCCAAGTTTGTTTTACGCCTGGCCAAAATTGCACGGCTGAAATAACAGATGTAATCGATGCTGCTAAACAATCAATTTTTGTCCAAGCCTACAGTTTTACTTCTGCACCCATTGCCGCTCATTTGGTTGCAGCAAAAAAACGCGGAGTCAAGGTCAATGTAATATTGGATAAAAGTCAAAAAAAGCAAAGATATAGTGCTTCTCGTTTTTTAGTTAACCAACATATTCCCTGTTGGATAGATTACAAACCCGCCATTGCACATAATAAAATTATGATCATTGATGAGAAAGAAGTTATTACAGGTTCATTTAATTTTACTCAAGCAGCGCAAAATAGAAATGCAGAAAATTTATTAATCATCAATGATAGGACATTAGCGACTATTTATTTAAAAAATTGGAACCGCCGTAGAGCCTTCTCAATGTACCTTAATCCTCAAACCTCAACAGCATAA
- the gmk gene encoding guanylate kinase: MNIPGTLYIISAPSGGGKTSLVNALLESVSNLEVSISYTTRPPRPGEKEGVDYHFIDQPEFKQLIQKKSLLEHAIVFGHYYGTSLDWVTKKIKAGIDIILEIDWQGAQQIREKMPESIGIFIIPPSWEVLEKRLHLRAQDKKDVIKKRMADAKAELTHYDEYDYLIVNENFSNALADLNAILRVRRLRCSIQKKELAPLLKTLLT; the protein is encoded by the coding sequence ATGAATATACCAGGAACACTTTATATTATATCAGCACCTTCAGGCGGTGGAAAAACCAGTCTTGTTAATGCACTGTTAGAATCTGTCTCTAACTTAGAAGTTTCGATTTCCTATACTACACGCCCCCCGCGCCCGGGTGAAAAAGAAGGAGTAGATTACCACTTCATTGATCAACCAGAATTTAAACAACTTATTCAAAAAAAATCTTTGTTAGAACATGCTATCGTTTTCGGTCATTATTATGGCACATCGCTCGATTGGGTAACAAAAAAAATTAAAGCCGGGATCGATATTATCTTAGAAATTGATTGGCAAGGGGCGCAGCAAATTAGAGAAAAGATGCCTGAATCCATTGGAATATTTATCATTCCTCCTTCCTGGGAGGTATTAGAAAAAAGATTGCATCTTAGAGCACAAGATAAAAAAGACGTCATAAAAAAACGCATGGCTGATGCAAAGGCTGAATTAACTCATTATGATGAATATGATTATTTAATTGTGAACGAAAACTTTTCGAATGCTCTCGCCGATTTGAATGCTATCTTACGCGTAAGACGTTTACGCTGTAGTATACAAAAAAAAGAACTCGCACCTCTTTTAAAAACCTTGTTAACTTAA
- a CDS encoding YicC/YloC family endoribonuclease — MTNSMTAFARKEKQAEWGQAAWEVRSVNHRYLEIVLSLPDTFSHLEPLIRKQMQARLQRGRVEAKLRYKPYINKAMPIEIDEELTQSLIGAYKKIAYLAHTNTSLNPGELLRWPQLLKFPELNTEVIQPELMSLFSETLDDFCKVRSIEGNAIFELLNQRLIKLANLTQHIQAQLPHILNLQRKKLLTRLHEIKTSLDPNRLEQEMLLFAQKTDVAEELDRLQIHLHEFKNLLAKTQAQGKQLDFLLQELNREANTLASKSLNAELTLSVVNIKVLIEEMREQVQNIE; from the coding sequence ATGACCAATAGCATGACGGCTTTTGCCAGAAAAGAAAAACAAGCCGAATGGGGTCAAGCTGCTTGGGAAGTTCGTAGCGTCAATCATCGTTATTTAGAAATCGTTCTCTCTCTACCTGATACCTTTAGTCATCTAGAACCCTTAATCCGAAAACAAATGCAAGCACGCTTACAACGCGGCAGAGTCGAAGCAAAGTTACGGTATAAACCCTATATCAATAAAGCGATGCCGATTGAGATCGATGAAGAATTAACCCAGTCTCTTATCGGTGCCTATAAAAAAATTGCGTATCTTGCCCATACCAACACGTCTTTAAATCCTGGAGAATTATTGCGTTGGCCACAATTACTTAAATTCCCTGAATTAAATACTGAAGTAATACAGCCCGAATTAATGAGCTTATTTTCTGAAACCTTAGACGATTTTTGTAAAGTCCGTAGCATTGAAGGTAATGCTATTTTTGAGTTATTAAATCAACGTTTGATTAAGCTCGCAAATCTTACTCAACACATTCAAGCTCAATTACCGCATATTTTGAATTTACAACGTAAAAAGCTGCTGACTCGATTACATGAAATTAAAACCAGTTTAGACCCTAACCGTTTAGAACAGGAAATGTTATTATTTGCTCAGAAGACAGATGTCGCAGAAGAACTGGATCGTCTACAGATCCACCTGCATGAATTTAAGAATTTATTAGCGAAAACCCAAGCCCAAGGTAAACAACTTGATTTTTTATTACAAGAATTGAATCGTGAGGCAAACACCTTAGCGTCTAAATCACTAAATGCTGAACTGACCTTATCCGTGGTTAACATCAAGGTTTTGATAGAGGAAATGCGCGAACAAGTGCAAAATATCGAGTAA
- the rph gene encoding ribonuclease PH, with translation MRATQRAFDELRVIKLTRSYTHYAEGSVLVAFGNTKVICTASVVPGVPKFLKGSDQGWITAEYGMLPRATHTRSEREASRGKQTGRSLEIQRLIGRVLRVSVDMKKLGENTIFLDCDVIQADGGTRTAAITGASVALRDALNVMKQKGELTHDPLRFLVAAVSVGIYRGQVILDLDYAEDSQAETDMNVIMTEQGGILEVQATAEKNAFSKLQLDQMLAVAEKGINQLFKKQTEVLAIK, from the coding sequence ATGCGTGCGACACAACGTGCTTTTGACGAGCTTCGAGTCATCAAGCTAACGCGTTCCTATACACACTATGCTGAAGGTTCGGTGTTGGTAGCATTTGGTAATACTAAAGTAATTTGTACAGCCAGTGTGGTACCCGGCGTACCAAAATTTTTAAAAGGTTCAGACCAAGGTTGGATTACGGCAGAATATGGGATGTTACCTCGTGCAACACATACTCGTTCTGAACGAGAGGCAAGTAGAGGGAAGCAAACCGGTCGAAGTTTAGAAATTCAGCGTCTAATTGGTCGCGTTTTACGTGTAAGTGTTGATATGAAAAAATTAGGTGAAAATACTATCTTTTTAGATTGTGATGTGATTCAAGCCGATGGGGGAACTCGAACCGCCGCTATTACCGGTGCGAGTGTCGCATTGAGAGATGCTTTAAACGTAATGAAACAAAAAGGTGAATTGACACACGATCCACTACGGTTTCTTGTTGCTGCAGTATCAGTAGGAATCTACCGCGGACAAGTGATCTTAGATCTTGATTATGCAGAAGATTCCCAAGCTGAAACGGATATGAATGTCATAATGACAGAGCAGGGCGGCATATTGGAAGTACAAGCCACAGCTGAAAAAAATGCGTTTTCTAAACTACAACTGGATCAAATGTTAGCTGTAGCTGAAAAAGGAATAAATCAACTGTTCAAAAAACAAACAGAAGTTTTAGCAATTAAATGA
- a CDS encoding APC family permease, translating to MLKRDISTTNILIAAAGGMIGSAWLFTPFTGAQMAGPNALISWMIAAVFMLFIALPLCELGTMLPISGGLSNYPTYTHGREVGFLFSWVTWLAYVVMTPIEIQAILQYSSHFFPCLLIKEASYFKLSHTGYLVAVVIMFFIVLLNSYGIKFLAECNKYASIVKFLLPSIAIAALIHVSPTLQNISFDLTNKASWIDIFSALSAGGIAFAFTGFQNGLMLAGEVKNPQKSIPIAILGAVLVGFILYFMLQLSFLMAVPQTYLQQGWQHLSFPGDSGPLVGLCLLLGLSVVAVLLLFDAAFSPIGTTLVYTAATSRILYGMALNKHLPPFFLKLNRYQIPYVTLYANFFVGICAFLPFPGWQKMVAFLSSASILSYGIGPICLLALRKMQPEQHRPFRLSASLIICHIAFYVANLMLYWCGFSVIWKLYIAILVGFIIYLCYQKRRFWNKNFSLVWFFSYLSILLLFSYLGPFGGIGRLKFPLGMLVILPFSILMLYLSQYCLVRDQAEEESFTLMNKQLQDL from the coding sequence TTGTTAAAGCGTGATATCTCCACGACTAATATCTTAATTGCTGCGGCGGGTGGCATGATAGGTTCTGCTTGGCTATTTACGCCTTTTACTGGCGCGCAGATGGCTGGGCCGAATGCGCTCATTAGTTGGATGATAGCAGCAGTTTTTATGTTATTCATAGCCCTACCGTTATGCGAATTGGGGACTATGCTGCCGATTTCCGGAGGCTTGTCTAATTATCCGACCTATACGCATGGCAGAGAAGTAGGGTTTTTATTTTCTTGGGTCACATGGTTGGCGTATGTGGTGATGACGCCGATAGAAATCCAGGCCATTTTGCAATATAGCAGTCATTTCTTTCCTTGTTTGTTGATCAAAGAAGCTAGTTATTTTAAGTTGTCGCACACGGGATATCTTGTAGCGGTCGTGATCATGTTTTTTATTGTGCTGCTGAACAGCTACGGCATTAAATTCTTAGCAGAATGTAATAAATATGCCAGCATTGTGAAATTCCTTTTACCGTCAATTGCTATTGCTGCTTTAATACATGTTTCTCCTACTTTGCAAAATATCAGCTTTGATTTAACTAATAAAGCGAGCTGGATAGATATATTCTCAGCTTTATCTGCGGGTGGTATAGCTTTTGCATTTACCGGTTTTCAAAATGGGTTGATGCTAGCAGGGGAAGTTAAGAATCCGCAAAAAAGTATTCCTATTGCCATTTTAGGTGCTGTGTTAGTTGGGTTTATTCTCTATTTTATGTTGCAGTTAAGTTTTTTAATGGCAGTTCCGCAAACTTATCTACAGCAAGGCTGGCAGCATCTTAGTTTTCCCGGTGATAGTGGTCCATTAGTTGGTTTATGCTTGTTGTTAGGTCTTAGTGTAGTGGCGGTATTATTGCTATTTGATGCGGCATTTTCTCCTATAGGCACGACATTAGTTTACACTGCTGCTACCTCGCGAATTTTATATGGTATGGCATTAAATAAACATTTACCGCCATTTTTTTTAAAACTTAATCGCTATCAAATCCCGTATGTTACGCTTTATGCAAATTTTTTCGTTGGAATTTGTGCTTTTTTGCCGTTTCCCGGTTGGCAAAAAATGGTGGCTTTTTTATCCTCGGCAAGCATACTTTCGTATGGGATAGGACCTATTTGCTTGTTAGCATTACGTAAAATGCAACCTGAGCAACATCGTCCATTTAGATTATCCGCAAGTTTAATTATTTGTCATATTGCATTCTATGTAGCAAATTTAATGCTTTATTGGTGCGGATTTTCGGTGATATGGAAACTTTATATTGCTATTTTAGTGGGGTTTATTATCTATCTTTGTTATCAAAAGCGCCGTTTTTGGAACAAAAATTTTAGTTTAGTTTGGTTTTTTTCTTATCTATCTATTTTATTATTATTTTCTTATTTAGGTCCCTTTGGTGGGATAGGTCGGTTAAAATTTCCATTGGGCATGTTAGTAATACTTCCTTTTAGTATATTGATGCTTTATTTATCTCAATACTGCTTAGTTAGAGATCAAGCTGAGGAAGAATCATTTACATTGATGAATAAACAATTACAAGATTTATGA
- a CDS encoding DUF917 domain-containing protein: MFKLELKQLKPLSFGASILGSGGGGNPEILLNLVEYYFNKYNTVDIISTYELDNSDLIVPLGLLGAPLVFLEKIPNLIPFEEIYKQIKQDFPGRRIVLMPAEIGGSNALSPLLLAAKYNLPVLDGDFMGRAFPKTNMTKPAVLHKTNFLSTYIADCVGNFVRLKIKQNTQLLERLLRDIAINFGSAAVVAIYLFFAEQANEYIIQGSITRALKIGLKVSEFATDSEKALTLMGGKIIAIGTIDHVIHTIKEGFLTGYVTIKTQHTSLIIYYQNEFLLAMQNKNVLASSPEIITLVDEQTGCVVTTDILRFGIKVKVIVFEPPPFWQHSNHKKFVNYKIFNLELQNESN, encoded by the coding sequence ATGTTTAAATTAGAATTAAAACAGCTTAAGCCATTAAGTTTTGGAGCAAGTATATTAGGCTCCGGCGGTGGTGGAAATCCAGAAATTCTATTAAATCTTGTTGAGTATTATTTTAATAAATACAATACAGTTGATATCATTTCCACTTATGAGTTAGATAATAGCGATTTAATTGTACCTCTAGGGTTGCTGGGTGCACCCCTTGTCTTTTTGGAGAAAATACCAAACTTAATTCCGTTTGAGGAAATTTATAAGCAAATCAAGCAAGACTTTCCAGGCCGTCGAATTGTATTGATGCCTGCTGAAATAGGAGGGAGTAATGCTTTATCCCCCTTGTTATTGGCTGCAAAGTACAATTTACCTGTTTTGGATGGTGACTTCATGGGTCGAGCTTTTCCAAAAACCAATATGACTAAACCGGCTGTTTTACATAAAACCAATTTTTTATCTACTTACATTGCCGATTGTGTCGGAAATTTCGTTAGGCTTAAAATCAAGCAAAATACACAGCTTTTAGAAAGATTATTGCGTGATATAGCAATAAATTTTGGTTCTGCGGCAGTCGTGGCTATTTATTTATTTTTTGCGGAACAGGCAAATGAATATATTATTCAAGGGAGTATAACGCGAGCGCTTAAAATCGGTCTAAAGGTCTCTGAATTTGCAACGGATTCTGAAAAAGCATTAACGTTGATGGGTGGAAAAATTATTGCAATCGGGACAATCGATCACGTTATTCACACGATAAAAGAGGGTTTTCTCACTGGTTATGTAACTATTAAAACCCAGCATACTTCGCTTATTATTTACTATCAGAATGAATTTTTGTTGGCCATGCAAAATAAAAATGTTTTAGCATCAAGTCCCGAAATTATTACTCTCGTTGATGAACAAACCGGCTGTGTTGTTACTACTGACATATTGCGTTTTGGAATTAAAGTGAAAGTTATTGTATTTGAGCCTCCACCATTTTGGCAGCATTCAAATCATAAAAAATTTGTTAATTATAAAATTTTTAATTTGGAGCTGCAAAATGAAAGCAATTAA